A single window of Malus sylvestris chromosome 5, drMalSylv7.2, whole genome shotgun sequence DNA harbors:
- the LOC126623225 gene encoding endo-1,4-beta-xylanase 5-like — protein MEDTNITFSFLLFFFLLMGSSSFVVSFDGPLYDPTAYTECKLQPEEPLYGGGIIVDQLGTTASSGVYSPSFILHNLTQGTIYCFSSWVKIEGEGSGLIRASLQTENEIYNCVGTALAKHGCWSFLKGGFVLTSPSQLSILFFQNADDSAVNIEIASSSLQPFSVQQWNAYQEYMINTKRKRAVTVHVSDMQGKRLQGAAIDVEQVSKDFPFGSAIAKTILGNLPYQNWFAKRFNAAVFENELKWYATEPEQGKTNYTVPDQMLQFVRANRVIARGHNIFWEDPKYTPPWVRNLTGSELHLAVNSRIQSLMSKYREEFVHWDVSNEMLHFDFYEQKLGPNATLHFFETAHKSDPLATLFMNDFNVLETCSDLNSTVDSYISRLRELRHGGALMDGIGLEGHFTVPNLPLMRAILDKLATLGLPIWLTEVDISSTLDKETQAIYLEQVLREGFSHPLVNGIMLWTALHPNGCYQMCLTDDNLQNLPAGDVVDKLLKEWQTGEVEGQTDEHGSYSFYGFLGEYRVSIKYGNRTSSSTFSLCQGEETRHVSIQL, from the exons ATGGAAGACACAAATATCACATTTAGCTTCCTAttgttcttctttctcctcATGGGCTCCTCCTCCTTCGTTGTTTCATTTG ACGGCCCACTGTATGATCCTACTGCTTACACTGAG TGTAAGTTGCAGCCGGAGGAGCCTCTGTACGGCGGCGGGATCATCGTTGATCAGTTGGGAACCACTGCAAGTAGTGGAGTTTATTCACCATCGTTCATACTGCACAATCTCACCCAGGGCACCATTTACTGTTTCTCCA GTTGGGTCAAGATAGAGGGTGAGGGCTCAGGTCTCATAAGGGCAAGCCTACAGACAGAAAATGAAATATATAACTGTGTAGGAACTGCTTTGGCTAAGCATGGATGCTGGTCATTTCTCAAGGGTGGCTTTGTCCTAACCTCGCCATCCCAATTATCCATCTTATTCTTTCAG AATGCAGATGACAGTGCTGTAAACATAGAAATTGCCAGCTCTTCTTTGCAGCCATTTAGTGTTCAACAATGGAATGCATATCAGGAATATATGATCAACACC aaACGGAAGCGTGCCGTGACGGTTCATGTCTCAGATATGCAGGGAAAGAGGCTGCAAGGAGCGGCAATTGACGTAGAGCAAGTCTCCAAGGATTTCCCATTTGGATCTGCAATTGCAAAGACCATTCTAGGCAATCTGCCCTATCAG AATTGGTTCGCAAAACGATTCAATGCCGCGGTGTTTGAGAACGAACTCAAGTGGTACGCAACGGAACCTGAACAGGGCAAAACCAACTACACCGTTCCAGATCAAATGCTGCAATTTGTGCGTGCCAACCGAGTCATTGCTAGAGGTCACAACATATTCTGGGAAGATCCCAAATACACGCCGCCATGGGTCCGAAACCTCACCGGCAGCGAGCTGCATTTGGCGGTGAACTCACGAATCCAAAGCCTAATGAGCAAGTACAGAGAAGAGTTCGTCCATTGGGACGTCAGCAATGAAATGCTTCACTTTGATTTCTATGAGCAGAAGCTTGGCCCCAATGCCACATTGCATTTCTTCGAGACGGCACACAAATCTGACCCTTTGGCAACCCTTTTCATGAATGATTTTAATGTGCTGGAGACTTGCAGCGATTTAAATTCAACCGTTGATTCCTACATTTCAAGGTTGAGGGAACTTAGGCATGGTGGAGCATTGATGGATGGGATTGGACTAGAGGGTCATTTTACAGTACCAAACCTCCCTCTAATGAGAGCAATCCTTGACAAGTTGGCCACATTAGGCCTTCCCATTTGGCTCACAGAGGTTGATATCAGCAGCACTCTAGACAAAGAAACACAG GCAATTTATCTAGAACAAGTTTTACGAGAAGGCTTCTCACATCCATTGGTGAATGGGATAATGCTTTGGACTGCATTGCATCCTAATGGGTGCTACCAAATGTGCCTAACAGACGATAACCTTCAAAACCTACCTGCTGGTGATGTGGTGGACAAACTCTTGAAAGAATGGCAAACTGGGGAGGTAGAGGGCCAGACAGATGAGCATGGATCATACAGCTTCTATGGTTTCTTGGGTGAATATAGAGTAAGTATCAAGTATGGCAATAGGACTTCAAGCTCAACATTCTCACTGTGCCAAGGTGAAGAAACCAGACATGTTAGCATTCAATTGTGA
- the LOC126624644 gene encoding protein NUCLEAR FUSION DEFECTIVE 4-like isoform X1, giving the protein MKATEEDDSDPLLGSRRIERQKREEKERFGRLPTFNVELQERKLDENAGPIHGETSAEKTDTEMGFASYRSSVSSATKWLGFVTAVWVQSISGNNYTFSNYSAALKTLMGLTQLELNNLSVAKDVGKAFGLLAGLASDKLPTWVILLIGSVEGLVGYGAQWLVVSERIKPLSYWQMCIFLCMGGNSTTWMNTAILVTCIRNFRRNRGPVSGILKGYVGLSTAIFTDLCAALFNNDPASFLLMLAVTPFAVCLTAMLFLHEVPPSSSSSEDNRDSRYFWVVNAVAICVALYLLAYDFIPNPSNLLSLIFSVILLILLASPLAIPAYAFFTAWASKPDLVASESGPDPNTRSDEPLLRQTAADDTQHKPEVAAAAAEVVEAKRRPVLGEDHTIFDAMVKLDFWILFVSFLCGVGTGLAVMNNMGQIGLALGYVDVSIFVSLTSIWGFFGRIGSGMISEYFIRKAAIPRPLWNAASQILMAVGYILMAIAMPGSLYIGSTIVGICYGVRLAVTVPVASELFGLKYYGLIYNILILNLPLGSFLFSGLLAGLLYDMEATTTEGGGNTCVGAHCYRLVFVIMAIACVIGFGLDILLSIRTKNLYTRIQAGKKTKRVVDGTQ; this is encoded by the exons ATGAAAGCCACGGAGGAAGATGACTCCGACCCTTTGCTGGGGAGTAGAAGAATTGAAAGGcaaaaaagagaagagaaggagCGTTTTGGTCGTCTACCAACTTTTAACGTCGAATTACAGGAAAGAAAACTTGACGAAAATGCAGGTCCAATACATGGAGAAACATCTGCAGAAAAG ACCGACACAGAAATGGGGTTTGCTTCCTACCGCTCCTCCGTTTCCTCTGCCACCAAATGGCTGGGATTCGTCACCGCCGTCTGGGTCCAATCTATTTCCGGCAACAACTACACTTTCTCCAACTACTCCGCCGCCCTCAAAACCCTCATGGGCCTCACCCAGCTCGAACTCAACAACCTATCCGTCGCCAAAGACGTCGGCAAAGCCTTCGGTCTCCTAGCCGGGCTGGCTTCTGATAAACTGCCGACCTGGGTCATCCTCCTCATCGGCTCCGTCGAGGGTCTCGTCGGCTACGGCGCCCAGTGGCTCGTCGTCAGCGAAAGAATCAAGCCCCTCTCCTACTGGCAG ATGTGTATATTTCTCTGCATGGGCGGCAACAGCACGACGTGGATGAACACGGCGATTCTCGTCACATGCATCCGAAACTTCCGGCGAAACCGGGGACCCGTTTCGGGGATTCTGAAGGGTTACGTGGGTCTCAGCACCGCCATCTTCACCGACCTCTGCGCCGCTCTCTTCAACAACGACCCCGCTAGCTTCCTCCTCATGCTCGCCGTAACCCCCTTCGCCGTCTGCTTAACCGCCATGCTCTTCCTCCACGAGGTCcccccttcttcctcctcctcagaaGACAACCGCGACTCCAGATATTTCTGGGTCGTCAACGCCGTCGCCATCTGCGTCGCACTCTACCTCCTCGCCTACGACTTCATCCCAAACCCTTCGAACCTCTTGTCCCTAATCTTCTCCGTTATTCTGTTAATCCTCCTGGCGTCGCCGCTCGCGATTCCTGCGTATGCGTTTTTCACCGCGTGGGCCTCGAAGCCGGACCTGGTCGCGTCCGAGTCGGGTCCAGATCCGAACACCCGATCTGACGAGCCACTTTTGAGGCAGACGGCGGCGGACGACACACAGCACAAGCCAGAGGTGGCTGCTGCGGCGGCGGAGGTGGTGGAGGCGAAGAGGAGGCCGGTGCTCGGGGAGGACCACACCATCTTCGATGCGATGGTGAAGTTGGATTTCTGGATtttgttcgtgtcgtttttgtgCGGGGTGGGGACGGGTCTGGCGGTTATGAACAATATGGGGCAGATTGGATTGGCGCTCGGATACGTGGACGTGTCGATCTTCGTTTCGCTGACGAGCATTTGGGGTTTTTTCGGGCGGATCGGTTCGGGTATGATTTCGGAGTACTTCATCAG GAAAGCTGCAATACCAAGACCTCTATGGAATGCTGCTTCTCAGATTCTAATGGCTGTTGGCTACATCCTCATGGCCATTGCCATGCCCGGTTCGCTATACATCGGTTCGACCATCGTTGGCATTTGCTATGGAGTTCGTCTTGCCGTCACAGTACCCGTCGCTTCTGAACTATTTGGTCTCAAGTACTACGGACTTATTTACAACATTCTAATCCTCAACCTTCCACTCGGCTCCTTCCTCTTCTCCGGCCTGCTTGCCGGACTATTGTACGACATGGAGGCTACCACCACGGAAGGAGGTGGCAACACCTGCGTCGGCGCACATTGTTACCGGCTCGTGTTCGTCATCATGGCCATTGCCTGTGTTATTGGGTTTGGTTTGGACATTTTGCTGTCCATTAGAACCAAGAATCTCTACACGAGGATTCAAGCTGGCAAGAAAACAAAGAGAGTGGTTGATGGCACACAGTAG
- the LOC126624644 gene encoding protein NUCLEAR FUSION DEFECTIVE 4-like isoform X2, with protein sequence MGFASYRSSVSSATKWLGFVTAVWVQSISGNNYTFSNYSAALKTLMGLTQLELNNLSVAKDVGKAFGLLAGLASDKLPTWVILLIGSVEGLVGYGAQWLVVSERIKPLSYWQMCIFLCMGGNSTTWMNTAILVTCIRNFRRNRGPVSGILKGYVGLSTAIFTDLCAALFNNDPASFLLMLAVTPFAVCLTAMLFLHEVPPSSSSSEDNRDSRYFWVVNAVAICVALYLLAYDFIPNPSNLLSLIFSVILLILLASPLAIPAYAFFTAWASKPDLVASESGPDPNTRSDEPLLRQTAADDTQHKPEVAAAAAEVVEAKRRPVLGEDHTIFDAMVKLDFWILFVSFLCGVGTGLAVMNNMGQIGLALGYVDVSIFVSLTSIWGFFGRIGSGMISEYFIRKAAIPRPLWNAASQILMAVGYILMAIAMPGSLYIGSTIVGICYGVRLAVTVPVASELFGLKYYGLIYNILILNLPLGSFLFSGLLAGLLYDMEATTTEGGGNTCVGAHCYRLVFVIMAIACVIGFGLDILLSIRTKNLYTRIQAGKKTKRVVDGTQ encoded by the exons ATGGGGTTTGCTTCCTACCGCTCCTCCGTTTCCTCTGCCACCAAATGGCTGGGATTCGTCACCGCCGTCTGGGTCCAATCTATTTCCGGCAACAACTACACTTTCTCCAACTACTCCGCCGCCCTCAAAACCCTCATGGGCCTCACCCAGCTCGAACTCAACAACCTATCCGTCGCCAAAGACGTCGGCAAAGCCTTCGGTCTCCTAGCCGGGCTGGCTTCTGATAAACTGCCGACCTGGGTCATCCTCCTCATCGGCTCCGTCGAGGGTCTCGTCGGCTACGGCGCCCAGTGGCTCGTCGTCAGCGAAAGAATCAAGCCCCTCTCCTACTGGCAG ATGTGTATATTTCTCTGCATGGGCGGCAACAGCACGACGTGGATGAACACGGCGATTCTCGTCACATGCATCCGAAACTTCCGGCGAAACCGGGGACCCGTTTCGGGGATTCTGAAGGGTTACGTGGGTCTCAGCACCGCCATCTTCACCGACCTCTGCGCCGCTCTCTTCAACAACGACCCCGCTAGCTTCCTCCTCATGCTCGCCGTAACCCCCTTCGCCGTCTGCTTAACCGCCATGCTCTTCCTCCACGAGGTCcccccttcttcctcctcctcagaaGACAACCGCGACTCCAGATATTTCTGGGTCGTCAACGCCGTCGCCATCTGCGTCGCACTCTACCTCCTCGCCTACGACTTCATCCCAAACCCTTCGAACCTCTTGTCCCTAATCTTCTCCGTTATTCTGTTAATCCTCCTGGCGTCGCCGCTCGCGATTCCTGCGTATGCGTTTTTCACCGCGTGGGCCTCGAAGCCGGACCTGGTCGCGTCCGAGTCGGGTCCAGATCCGAACACCCGATCTGACGAGCCACTTTTGAGGCAGACGGCGGCGGACGACACACAGCACAAGCCAGAGGTGGCTGCTGCGGCGGCGGAGGTGGTGGAGGCGAAGAGGAGGCCGGTGCTCGGGGAGGACCACACCATCTTCGATGCGATGGTGAAGTTGGATTTCTGGATtttgttcgtgtcgtttttgtgCGGGGTGGGGACGGGTCTGGCGGTTATGAACAATATGGGGCAGATTGGATTGGCGCTCGGATACGTGGACGTGTCGATCTTCGTTTCGCTGACGAGCATTTGGGGTTTTTTCGGGCGGATCGGTTCGGGTATGATTTCGGAGTACTTCATCAG GAAAGCTGCAATACCAAGACCTCTATGGAATGCTGCTTCTCAGATTCTAATGGCTGTTGGCTACATCCTCATGGCCATTGCCATGCCCGGTTCGCTATACATCGGTTCGACCATCGTTGGCATTTGCTATGGAGTTCGTCTTGCCGTCACAGTACCCGTCGCTTCTGAACTATTTGGTCTCAAGTACTACGGACTTATTTACAACATTCTAATCCTCAACCTTCCACTCGGCTCCTTCCTCTTCTCCGGCCTGCTTGCCGGACTATTGTACGACATGGAGGCTACCACCACGGAAGGAGGTGGCAACACCTGCGTCGGCGCACATTGTTACCGGCTCGTGTTCGTCATCATGGCCATTGCCTGTGTTATTGGGTTTGGTTTGGACATTTTGCTGTCCATTAGAACCAAGAATCTCTACACGAGGATTCAAGCTGGCAAGAAAACAAAGAGAGTGGTTGATGGCACACAGTAG